Proteins encoded within one genomic window of Pararhizobium capsulatum DSM 1112:
- a CDS encoding extensin-like domain-containing protein has protein sequence MAYGCLFRRSVALLLISASLATCTTDDALEPSARIDTGTRVGAIQPLRGEPVSAAYPSADMPMTSAHNRQPAGGGMQQSAGTGLPMIDSEAANGGSAMDAAPAAMVPPEGVNMDAMLGVSGQPQVVGLAEEQSREIAEGNTAQPVVAGIGGEVHAIGQGQGQQVAMAAPVDTGYDPDLPPLSPEKIAAEERRKAQFLEQQQRVTMQPQATGLERQVAFIPRANNPMEEPDFTGQMPSSEIACRQRLAKLGVEFRDVERIAKGRSCGIDYPIELTGLAGGIDVKPSVKLNCQVTEAFAKWVKNELVPSSRARYLSGVKTIRPLGGYSCRTMNSQRGNPMSEHAHGNAIDVGKFVLKSGKEIDVRKPGFFSFREKGLLKAVRSDSCKYFSTVLGPGSDPHHKDHFHFDLRERKSGYRHCS, from the coding sequence ATGGCGTATGGTTGCCTATTTCGCAGGTCGGTTGCGCTGCTGCTTATCTCGGCAAGCCTTGCGACCTGTACCACGGACGATGCACTGGAACCCTCCGCCCGGATCGATACGGGAACACGCGTCGGCGCCATACAGCCACTTCGTGGCGAGCCCGTTTCTGCCGCCTATCCTTCAGCCGACATGCCGATGACGTCTGCCCACAACCGACAACCCGCAGGCGGCGGGATGCAGCAGAGCGCCGGCACGGGACTTCCGATGATCGACAGCGAAGCGGCGAACGGCGGCAGCGCGATGGATGCGGCGCCGGCAGCGATGGTTCCGCCCGAGGGCGTCAACATGGATGCGATGCTCGGTGTCTCCGGCCAGCCCCAGGTGGTGGGACTTGCCGAGGAGCAGAGCCGCGAGATCGCCGAGGGGAACACGGCGCAGCCCGTGGTTGCCGGGATTGGCGGCGAGGTTCATGCCATCGGGCAGGGGCAGGGACAGCAGGTGGCTATGGCGGCCCCGGTCGATACCGGCTACGACCCGGACCTGCCACCGCTCAGCCCGGAAAAGATCGCGGCTGAGGAGCGTCGCAAGGCACAGTTTCTCGAACAACAGCAGCGGGTGACGATGCAGCCCCAGGCAACGGGGCTCGAGCGGCAGGTCGCCTTCATTCCGCGAGCGAACAATCCGATGGAGGAACCGGATTTCACCGGGCAGATGCCGTCATCGGAAATTGCCTGCCGCCAACGACTGGCCAAGCTCGGCGTCGAGTTTCGCGACGTGGAGCGGATCGCCAAGGGGCGCTCCTGCGGCATCGACTATCCGATCGAGCTCACCGGCCTTGCCGGCGGCATCGACGTCAAGCCCTCGGTGAAGCTCAACTGCCAGGTGACGGAAGCTTTCGCCAAATGGGTGAAGAACGAGCTGGTACCTTCATCGCGCGCTCGTTATCTCTCGGGCGTCAAGACGATCAGGCCGCTGGGCGGTTATTCCTGCCGGACGATGAATTCGCAACGCGGCAACCCGATGTCCGAACATGCCCACGGCAATGCCATCGACGTCGGCAAGTTCGTGCTGAAGAGCGGCAAGGAGATCGACGTGCGCAAGCCCGGCTTCTTCTCCTTCCGCGAGAAGGGACTGCTGAAGGCGGTGCGCAGCGACAGCTGCAAGTATTTCAGCACGGTGCTTGGCCCCGGCAGCGATCCGCACCACAAGGATCATTTCCACTTCGATTTGCGCGAGCGAAAATCAGGGTATCGGCACTGCAGCTGA
- a CDS encoding Kazal-type serine protease inhibitor domain-containing protein has protein sequence MEELPVAHFTLRTARIIAALALSVLAGCTVEEYPGPRPEPMPRPPQMCTMEYAPVCGVRGRQRETFSNSCQARARGFDVIGRGECRDEGRPERPDDRPQICTREYNPVCARRGNRTQTFSNSCMAESDGFRVIGRGECRSNERPGGDIGMPGERPESRPGVCTREYAPVCGRRGNRTQTFPNSCMADAEGFRVIDNNACR, from the coding sequence ATGGAGGAACTGCCCGTGGCCCACTTCACCCTGCGGACTGCCAGGATCATCGCAGCGCTTGCGCTGTCCGTTCTTGCCGGCTGCACCGTAGAGGAATATCCGGGTCCACGACCGGAGCCCATGCCGCGTCCGCCACAGATGTGCACCATGGAATATGCGCCGGTCTGCGGTGTGCGCGGGCGTCAGCGGGAGACCTTCTCCAACTCCTGCCAGGCGCGGGCGCGGGGTTTCGACGTCATCGGCCGGGGTGAATGCCGGGATGAAGGGCGGCCGGAGCGACCCGACGATCGCCCACAGATCTGCACACGGGAATATAACCCGGTTTGCGCGCGCCGTGGCAATCGCACCCAGACATTCTCCAACTCCTGCATGGCGGAATCAGATGGTTTCCGGGTGATCGGACGCGGCGAATGCCGCAGCAACGAGCGTCCCGGCGGTGACATCGGCATGCCGGGCGAGCGTCCGGAAAGTCGCCCCGGCGTCTGCACCCGCGAATATGCGCCCGTCTGCGGCCGGCGTGGCAACCGCACGCAGACCTTCCCCAACAGCTGCATGGCGGATGCCGAAGGCTTCCGGGTGATCGACAACAACGCCTGCCGTTGA
- a CDS encoding methyl-accepting chemotaxis protein, with protein MKHFRISVRLYALVGLAILTMAAAMTYGLFQAQDKLVAERKAMLSAMNENAVSVFAAYHKLEEAGTLTKEEAQKRSIEAISAMRYQGSGYLWINDMHPTMIMHPVKPEMNGKDLTENKDPNGKHLFVEFVKTVQANGQGFVDYYWPKPGADEPVLKYSHVAGFAPWGWIVGTGVYADDLAAMFRERLIQVAMICGLAAIVILLAAFGIVRSVVKPVERLKIAMRDIADEKVEHEVPETDRGDEIGQMALVLVELRNSVKERIDLRGREIERQSQLDGERCGNEQRNRASAESQADAMATVGGALEKLATGDLTAEIGKISPEYGKLRDDFNTAVAALRDVIGSISHSTDVVNGSAGDISQAANNLSRRTEQQAAALEETAAALDEITSTVKSASERAAEAREMVTETKASAAKSGGIVRNAITAMGRIEGSSSQIGQIIGVIDEIAFQTNLLALNAGVEAARAGEAGRGFAVVAQEVRELAQRSANAAKEIKTLISASAGEVQTGVSLVKATGEALVEIEALVNRVNDHVASIATAAREQATGLQEVNTAVNSMDQMTQQNAAMVEETTAASQTLAQESSELKTLLQRFRLGSSSGRERYERAA; from the coding sequence ATGAAACATTTCCGCATTTCGGTGCGACTTTACGCACTTGTCGGACTAGCGATTTTGACCATGGCTGCGGCCATGACCTATGGCCTGTTCCAGGCACAGGACAAGCTCGTTGCGGAACGCAAGGCGATGCTCTCGGCAATGAACGAAAATGCCGTTTCGGTGTTTGCTGCCTACCACAAGCTTGAAGAGGCCGGGACGCTGACCAAGGAAGAGGCCCAGAAGCGCTCGATCGAGGCGATCAGCGCGATGCGCTATCAGGGCAGCGGCTATCTCTGGATCAATGACATGCATCCGACGATGATCATGCATCCGGTGAAGCCGGAAATGAACGGCAAGGACCTGACGGAAAACAAGGACCCGAACGGCAAGCATCTGTTCGTTGAATTCGTCAAGACGGTGCAGGCCAACGGTCAGGGCTTCGTCGATTACTATTGGCCGAAGCCGGGCGCCGACGAGCCAGTGCTGAAATATTCGCATGTGGCCGGCTTTGCGCCCTGGGGCTGGATCGTTGGAACCGGCGTCTATGCGGACGACCTTGCCGCCATGTTCCGTGAACGGCTGATCCAGGTCGCCATGATCTGTGGGCTTGCGGCGATCGTCATTCTCCTGGCTGCCTTCGGTATCGTGCGCAGCGTCGTCAAGCCTGTCGAGCGGCTGAAGATCGCGATGCGCGATATCGCCGACGAGAAGGTCGAGCATGAGGTTCCCGAAACCGACCGCGGTGACGAAATCGGCCAGATGGCCCTGGTGCTTGTTGAACTGCGCAACTCCGTGAAGGAGCGCATCGACCTGCGTGGGCGCGAGATCGAGCGGCAGTCGCAGCTTGACGGCGAGCGTTGCGGCAACGAACAGCGCAACCGCGCCAGTGCCGAAAGCCAGGCGGACGCCATGGCGACGGTCGGCGGGGCGCTGGAGAAGCTGGCCACCGGCGACCTGACGGCGGAGATCGGCAAGATCTCGCCGGAATACGGCAAGCTGCGGGACGACTTCAACACGGCGGTGGCTGCCCTTCGCGACGTCATCGGTTCGATCTCCCACTCGACGGATGTGGTCAACGGCAGCGCCGGCGATATTTCGCAGGCGGCCAACAACCTGTCGCGCCGCACCGAACAGCAGGCGGCGGCTCTTGAGGAAACGGCAGCAGCGCTCGACGAGATCACCTCGACCGTCAAGAGCGCTTCGGAGCGGGCCGCAGAGGCGCGCGAGATGGTCACCGAGACCAAGGCGAGTGCTGCCAAGTCCGGTGGTATCGTTCGCAATGCGATCACCGCCATGGGGCGCATCGAGGGGTCTTCCAGCCAGATCGGCCAGATCATCGGCGTCATCGACGAGATTGCCTTCCAGACCAACCTTCTGGCGCTGAACGCCGGTGTCGAGGCGGCACGTGCGGGAGAAGCGGGTCGCGGTTTTGCGGTCGTGGCGCAGGAAGTGCGCGAGCTTGCCCAGCGCTCGGCCAATGCGGCCAAGGAGATCAAGACGCTGATCAGCGCATCTGCCGGGGAAGTGCAGACGGGCGTGTCGCTGGTCAAGGCGACTGGCGAAGCGCTTGTCGAGATCGAGGCGCTGGTCAACCGCGTCAACGATCATGTGGCATCAATCGCCACGGCTGCGCGCGAGCAGGCGACCGGCCTGCAGGAGGTCAACACCGCCGTCAACAGCATGGACCAGATGACGCAGCAGAACGCGGCGATGGTCGAGGAGACCACGGCGGCCAGCCAGACGCTGGCGCAGGAGAGCAGCGAGCTGAAGACGCTGTTGCAGCGCTTCCGGCTTGGTTCCTCGTCCGGGCGCGAGCGCTACGAGCGGGCAGCCTAA
- a CDS encoding acyl-CoA thioesterase, with protein sequence MTKPTGELTLRTLAMPADANAAGDIFGGWVMAQMDLSCGIRAAERARGRVVTAAVKEMAFALPVKIGDTLCIYTDIVTVGRTSITLNVEAWAQRYLSDRMERVTDARFVMVALDKDGKPTPVPPET encoded by the coding sequence ATGACCAAGCCGACCGGCGAGCTGACGCTACGAACCCTGGCCATGCCGGCCGATGCCAATGCGGCCGGCGATATCTTCGGCGGCTGGGTCATGGCGCAGATGGACTTGTCCTGCGGCATTCGCGCTGCAGAGCGTGCCCGTGGCCGCGTCGTCACCGCCGCCGTCAAGGAAATGGCCTTCGCGCTGCCGGTCAAGATCGGCGATACGCTCTGCATCTATACCGATATCGTCACCGTCGGCCGCACCTCGATCACGCTCAATGTCGAGGCCTGGGCCCAGCGCTACCTGTCGGACCGCATGGAGCGCGTCACCGACGCCCGCTTCGTCATGGTCGCGCTGGATAAGGACGGCAAGCCGACCCCGGTCCCGCCGGAGACCTGA
- a CDS encoding DMT family protein gives MPFSINPAAVWPIVLLLLSNVFMTFAWYGHLKYTSSPLYMAIVASWGIAFFEYCLAVPANRIGHTVYSAAQLKTMQEVITLVVFAAFSVFWLKESLTWNHAIGFCLIAGGAAFVFKG, from the coding sequence ATGCCGTTTTCCATCAATCCTGCCGCCGTCTGGCCGATCGTGCTGCTGCTGCTTTCCAACGTCTTCATGACATTCGCGTGGTACGGCCATCTGAAATACACGTCCTCGCCGCTTTATATGGCGATCGTGGCCAGCTGGGGCATTGCCTTCTTCGAATATTGCCTGGCGGTGCCGGCCAACCGCATTGGCCACACGGTCTATTCGGCAGCACAGCTGAAGACCATGCAGGAAGTCATCACGCTTGTCGTCTTCGCCGCCTTCTCGGTGTTCTGGCTGAAGGAATCGCTGACCTGGAACCATGCAATCGGCTTCTGCCTGATCGCCGGTGGCGCGGCTTTCGTGTTCAAGGGGTGA
- the uvrB gene encoding excinuclease ABC subunit UvrB: MSKAPKKPVRPATGFEEAPQAEFKGAPLSSNVADWAEELQRMAEAEGIETRHDVASRAGKHRKKVENEARKHAEKTSTQKTSRGVSIGASSDPKTRAAAGLNPVSGLDISLEDADKLDAGSGVTATVEALSALIESGNPLFKDGQLWTPHRPARPAKSEGGLSIVMKSDFEPAGDQPTAIKDLVEGLSNGDRSQVLLGVTGSGKTFTMAKVIEATQRPAVILAPNKTLAAQLYSEFKNFFPNNAVEYFVSYYDYYQPEAYVPRSDTFIEKESSINEQIDRMRHSATRSLLERDDVIIVASVSCIYGIGSVETYTAMTFQMEVGDRLDQRQLLADLVAQQYKRRDMDFQRGSFRVRGDTIEIFPAHLEDAAWRISMFGDEIDSITEFDPLTGQKTGDLKSVKIYANSHYVTPRPTLNGAIKSIKEELKLRLAELEKGGRLLEAQRLEQRTRYDIEMLEATGSCAGIENYSRYLTGRRPGEPPPTLFEYIPDNALLFIDESHVSVSQIGGMYRGDFRRKATLAEYGFRLPSCMDNRPLRFEEWDAMRPDTIAVSATPAAWEMEQAGGVFAEQVIRPTGLIDPPVEVRPAKSQVDDVLGEIRETAQAGYRTLVTVLTKRMAEDLTEYLHEQGVRVRYMHSDIDTLERIEIIRDLRLGAFDVLVGINLLREGLDIPECGFVAILDADKEGFLRSETSLVQTIGRAARNVDGKVILYADQITGSMQRAMEETSRRREKQVAYNEANGITPESVKAKISDILDSVYERDHVRADIGIKGVKGGVNELVGGNMQAHLDALEKQMRNAAADLDFETAARIRDEIKRLKAAELAVMDDPMAREEARAMEGSSKKKKGTASSAPISPPAGEMSAEPTEGGGSPRSESTSYFAKPSLDDMGPGTDTARPLFRKPHLDEMGRDVAEPVKKGLFRKNDLDEMTVGRTEKPVKGHLPEKPASAKATKRVSPLLEGQPEPADPSSSPSSPSSGLPRGSAEDARPLVRGKVGAGSYEDAGDAKRQKRTKGKTGRPGR, encoded by the coding sequence ATGTCAAAAGCGCCGAAAAAACCCGTCCGTCCCGCCACCGGTTTCGAAGAAGCCCCACAGGCCGAATTCAAGGGGGCGCCGCTCTCCTCCAACGTCGCCGATTGGGCCGAAGAGCTGCAGCGCATGGCGGAAGCCGAGGGCATCGAGACCCGCCATGACGTCGCCTCGCGCGCCGGCAAGCACCGCAAGAAGGTCGAGAACGAAGCGCGGAAACACGCCGAGAAAACCTCGACCCAGAAGACATCACGCGGCGTCTCCATCGGCGCCTCCTCCGATCCGAAGACCCGCGCCGCCGCAGGCCTCAATCCGGTCTCCGGCCTCGATATTTCGCTGGAAGATGCCGACAAGCTGGACGCCGGTTCCGGTGTGACCGCCACCGTCGAGGCGCTGTCGGCGCTGATCGAGAGCGGCAATCCCCTCTTCAAGGACGGCCAGCTCTGGACGCCGCACCGCCCTGCCCGGCCGGCCAAATCCGAAGGCGGTCTCTCGATCGTCATGAAATCCGACTTCGAGCCCGCCGGCGACCAGCCCACCGCCATCAAGGATCTCGTCGAAGGCCTCTCCAACGGTGACCGCTCCCAGGTCCTGCTCGGCGTCACCGGTTCCGGCAAGACCTTTACGATGGCCAAGGTGATCGAGGCCACCCAGCGCCCCGCCGTCATCCTCGCGCCCAACAAGACGCTGGCCGCGCAGCTCTATTCCGAGTTCAAGAACTTCTTCCCCAACAACGCGGTGGAATATTTCGTCTCCTACTACGACTATTACCAGCCGGAAGCCTACGTGCCGCGCTCGGATACCTTCATCGAAAAGGAATCGTCGATCAACGAGCAGATCGACCGCATGCGCCACTCCGCCACCCGCTCGCTGCTGGAGCGTGACGACGTCATCATCGTCGCCTCCGTCTCCTGCATCTACGGTATCGGCTCGGTCGAGACCTACACGGCCATGACCTTCCAGATGGAAGTCGGTGACCGGCTCGACCAGCGGCAATTGCTCGCCGATCTCGTGGCCCAGCAATACAAGCGCCGCGACATGGACTTTCAACGCGGCTCTTTTCGCGTCCGCGGCGACACCATCGAAATCTTCCCCGCCCACCTTGAAGATGCCGCCTGGCGCATCAGCATGTTCGGCGACGAAATCGACAGCATCACCGAGTTCGACCCGCTGACGGGCCAGAAGACCGGCGACCTCAAATCGGTCAAGATCTACGCCAACTCCCACTACGTCACCCCCCGCCCAACCCTGAACGGCGCCATCAAGTCGATCAAGGAAGAGCTGAAACTGCGCCTCGCCGAGCTCGAAAAGGGCGGCCGCCTCTTGGAAGCCCAGCGGCTGGAGCAGCGCACCCGCTACGATATCGAGATGCTGGAGGCCACCGGCTCCTGCGCCGGCATCGAGAACTATTCGCGCTACCTCACTGGACGCCGCCCCGGCGAGCCGCCGCCGACCCTGTTCGAATATATCCCCGATAACGCCCTCTTGTTCATCGACGAAAGCCACGTCTCCGTCAGCCAGATCGGCGGCATGTACCGGGGCGACTTCAGGCGAAAAGCGACGCTGGCGGAATACGGCTTCCGCCTGCCCTCCTGCATGGACAACCGCCCGCTGCGTTTCGAGGAATGGGACGCCATGCGCCCGGACACCATCGCCGTCTCGGCGACCCCGGCGGCGTGGGAAATGGAACAGGCCGGCGGCGTCTTTGCCGAACAGGTCATCCGCCCCACAGGCCTCATCGATCCCCCGGTCGAGGTCCGCCCGGCAAAATCCCAGGTCGACGACGTGCTCGGCGAAATCCGCGAGACCGCGCAGGCCGGCTACCGCACCCTCGTCACCGTGCTCACCAAGCGCATGGCCGAGGACCTGACGGAATACCTGCACGAACAGGGCGTCCGCGTCCGCTACATGCACTCCGACATCGACACGCTGGAGCGCATCGAGATCATCCGCGATTTGCGCCTCGGCGCCTTCGACGTCCTCGTCGGCATCAACCTTTTGCGCGAAGGCCTCGACATCCCCGAATGTGGCTTCGTCGCCATCCTCGATGCCGACAAGGAAGGCTTTTTGCGCTCGGAAACGTCGCTCGTACAGACCATCGGCCGTGCGGCGCGAAACGTCGATGGCAAGGTCATCCTCTATGCCGACCAGATCACCGGCTCGATGCAGCGCGCCATGGAGGAAACCTCCCGCCGCCGCGAAAAGCAGGTGGCCTACAACGAAGCCAACGGCATCACCCCGGAATCGGTAAAGGCAAAGATTTCCGACATCCTGGATTCGGTCTACGAGCGGGATCATGTCCGCGCCGATATCGGCATCAAGGGCGTCAAGGGCGGGGTCAACGAGTTGGTGGGCGGCAACATGCAGGCCCATCTCGATGCGCTGGAAAAGCAGATGCGCAACGCCGCCGCCGACCTCGACTTCGAAACCGCCGCCCGCATCCGCGACGAAATCAAGCGCCTCAAGGCCGCCGAACTCGCCGTCATGGACGATCCGATGGCCCGCGAAGAAGCTCGCGCCATGGAAGGCTCGTCCAAAAAGAAAAAAGGCACGGCATCCTCGGCCCCAATCTCCCCCCCTGCGGGGGAGATGTCGGCAGAGCCGACAGAGGGGGGTGGTTCCCCACGCTCCGAATCAACCTCCTACTTCGCCAAACCCTCACTCGACGACATGGGCCCAGGCACCGACACCGCCCGCCCGCTGTTCCGCAAACCCCACCTCGACGAAATGGGCCGCGACGTTGCCGAACCCGTGAAGAAGGGCCTGTTCCGCAAGAACGACCTCGACGAAATGACCGTCGGCCGCACCGAAAAGCCGGTCAAGGGCCATCTGCCCGAAAAGCCGGCCTCCGCCAAAGCCACCAAACGCGTCTCGCCTTTGCTGGAAGGCCAGCCCGAACCCGCCGACCCCTCCTCCTCTCCGTCATCCCCGTCCTCGGGCCTGCCCCGAGGATCTGCCGAAGACGCCCGCCCGCTCGTGCGCGGCAAGGTCGGTGCGGGAAGTTATGAGGATGCCGGGGATGCCAAGCGGCAGAAGAGGACAAAGGGGAAAACGGGGCGGCCGGGGCGGTAA
- a CDS encoding DUF3828 domain-containing protein: protein MRLTLLVLLTSLIATPSLAAGPYKTPQALLQALYSGEDLDEDPNAATTYTNFFSDALNQRFENDWNNTPDGEVGAIDFDPVIAGQDGEATDVEVGQPVIIDRTAEVEVTFTNFEPVTLYYTLVYEHGGWKVDDIANQQGEYPWSLVALFEAAR, encoded by the coding sequence ATGCGCCTCACCCTCCTCGTCCTCCTCACCTCGCTCATCGCCACCCCAAGCCTCGCCGCCGGCCCCTACAAGACACCGCAGGCCCTGCTGCAGGCGCTCTACAGCGGCGAAGATCTGGATGAGGACCCCAATGCCGCCACGACCTACACGAACTTTTTCTCCGATGCCCTGAACCAGCGATTCGAGAACGACTGGAACAACACGCCGGACGGCGAGGTCGGCGCCATCGATTTCGATCCGGTCATCGCCGGACAGGATGGCGAGGCGACAGATGTCGAAGTCGGCCAGCCTGTTATAATCGACAGGACGGCTGAGGTCGAAGTGACCTTCACCAATTTCGAGCCGGTGACGCTTTATTACACGCTGGTTTACGAGCATGGCGGCTGGAAGGTCGATGATATCGCCAACCAGCAGGGCGAATATCCGTGGAGCCTTGTCGCGCTGTTTGAAGCGGCACGCTAA